Below is a window of Spelaeicoccus albus DNA.
GCCGCGCCCGCATCGCCCGTGCGGGCCGCTGCCGTCAGATCGGCGAGTTCCTTGCGAGTGGCGCCATCGGGATCACCCGCCTGCCAGGCGCGGACGGCGTCGAGTAGCTCCGGGTCGAGGTCGGTCATACGAACCAATCTACAGATATGGGCCCGCGGTGTGGTTGGCTAGGAGACATGGGAGACAAGTACGCAGTCGGGGACGCCGTGCCGCAGATCGATGAGAGCGCATGGATCGCGCCGGGCGCCATAGTGATCGGCACCGTGAGCATCGGGCCGGAATCGAGCGTGTATTACGGATGCGTGCTCCGCGCCGATTGGGGCGAGATCGCGGTCGGTAGCGGCACGAACCTGCAGGACGGCACAATAGTTCATGCCGACCCGGGGTTCCCCACTTCGATCGGTGACCGGGTGTCGGTGGGTCATCGGGCGCTCATCCACGGCGCCGTCGTCGAGGACGACGTCCTTGTCGGCATGTCATCG
It encodes the following:
- a CDS encoding gamma carbonic anhydrase family protein, which translates into the protein MGDKYAVGDAVPQIDESAWIAPGAIVIGTVSIGPESSVYYGCVLRADWGEIAVGSGTNLQDGTIVHADPGFPTSIGDRVSVGHRALIHGAVVEDDVLVGMSSTVLNGAHIGTGSLIAAGAVVLEGTEIPPHSLVAGVPAKVRRTMTESDRRHVLDNADHYLQITELHKTQVRPVDG